One genomic region from Halomicrobium zhouii encodes:
- a CDS encoding DUF7319 domain-containing protein, producing MSDAEDEQYSDRGEGESESVQELRDAVDEKYDFENFGPAEMAEMSIDEWQAAFDPETWITGAELIDRVEADLKTRVRNREVFARVERYEDPPRLLAYSENSYAMIYPDGSVEGEGTVLRDVKPTVALCSMESYDAPEMPDGPVLPRPDEVPEGGNELGNNMLQVIAGIQILAGLVLLGGGVFSFGTRGTNALLLFIAGFGFLAIGVVLFVVVANARLSDTFRAEEFRDRLRGVGLEDGERPEFLPPAPGEEAAGDDAGETRSERS from the coding sequence ATGAGCGACGCCGAGGACGAACAGTACTCGGACCGTGGGGAGGGCGAAAGCGAGTCGGTCCAGGAGCTACGCGACGCCGTCGACGAGAAGTACGACTTCGAGAACTTCGGGCCGGCGGAGATGGCGGAGATGTCCATCGACGAGTGGCAGGCGGCGTTCGACCCCGAGACGTGGATCACCGGCGCGGAACTCATCGACCGCGTCGAGGCGGACCTGAAGACGCGGGTCCGGAACCGCGAGGTGTTCGCGCGCGTCGAGCGCTACGAGGACCCGCCCCGGTTGCTGGCGTACTCGGAGAACTCGTACGCGATGATCTACCCCGACGGGAGCGTCGAGGGCGAGGGGACCGTCCTCCGTGACGTCAAGCCGACCGTGGCCCTGTGTTCGATGGAGTCCTACGACGCCCCCGAGATGCCGGACGGGCCCGTCCTCCCGCGCCCAGACGAGGTCCCCGAGGGTGGGAACGAACTCGGTAACAACATGCTTCAGGTCATCGCCGGCATCCAGATCCTCGCCGGCCTCGTCCTGCTGGGCGGCGGCGTGTTCTCGTTCGGCACGCGGGGCACGAATGCCCTGCTGCTGTTCATCGCCGGATTCGGCTTCCTCGCCATCGGCGTCGTCCTCTTCGTGGTCGTGGCCAACGCACGGCTCTCGGACACGTTCCGCGCCGAGGAGTTCCGCGACCGGCTCCGTGGCGTTGGACTCGAAGACGGGGAACGGCCCGAGTTCCTGCCGCCAGCGCCCGGGGAGGAGGCTGCGGGAGACGACGCCGGAGAGACCCGTTCCGAACGGTCGTGA
- a CDS encoding halocyanin domain-containing protein — protein sequence MNRREFLLSAGGATGGAAALSAAGPAAAQETETATGTPGSGGNETGGGNETSGGNETSAGDGGGNETGGGGGGGGGSAGPPDYGTWFSNVDNYGGETVDATGQSEVTITVGAEGNGGAFAFDPPAVHVDAGATILFEWTGEGGAHNAVSSDGTIDSGDPVAEAGVNYEVAIEEDGIYQYVCEPHEGQGMKGAVVVGSDYPTVDTSGGGGTPVNPEHMGVPFQAHFVGISTVLAILASLVFTFFTLKYGESANTKGGND from the coding sequence ATGAACAGGCGGGAATTTCTACTGAGTGCTGGGGGCGCCACCGGTGGCGCAGCGGCCCTCAGCGCCGCCGGCCCTGCTGCCGCCCAGGAGACCGAGACCGCCACCGGCACGCCGGGTAGTGGCGGGAACGAGACCGGCGGTGGCAACGAAACCAGCGGCGGAAACGAGACCAGCGCCGGCGATGGCGGTGGCAACGAAACCGGCGGTGGCGGTGGCGGAGGCGGCGGGAGTGCCGGACCGCCGGACTACGGCACCTGGTTCAGCAACGTCGACAACTACGGCGGCGAGACAGTCGACGCGACCGGCCAGAGCGAGGTCACCATCACCGTCGGTGCGGAGGGCAACGGCGGCGCGTTCGCGTTCGACCCGCCGGCCGTCCACGTCGACGCCGGCGCGACCATCCTCTTCGAGTGGACCGGCGAAGGCGGCGCGCACAACGCCGTCAGCAGCGATGGCACCATCGACTCGGGCGACCCGGTCGCCGAAGCCGGCGTCAACTACGAGGTCGCCATCGAGGAAGACGGCATCTACCAGTACGTCTGTGAACCTCACGAAGGCCAGGGGATGAAAGGCGCTGTCGTCGTCGGCTCCGATTACCCCACCGTCGACACGAGCGGGGGCGGGGGAACGCCCGTCAACCCCGAACACATGGGCGTCCCGTTCCAGGCGCACTTCGTCGGCATCTCGACGGTGCTCGCCATCCTGGCGTCGCTCGTGTTCACCTTCTTCACGCTCAAGTACGGTGAATCGGCCAACACCAAGGGAGGGAACGACTGA
- a CDS encoding DUF7318 family protein yields MSSSGSTYGDIHRYEQPRESTAAALAIVLLTVVEVVFVGLFTYGIIAQWAGTNAPLGNMFLGGVLAVIFIDLAFIMVLYRKEFLPDVMIVKKRRRKWEDLYVREGDVEGTPIADEDPWESVKRAVYPYYKK; encoded by the coding sequence ATGTCTTCGAGCGGATCTACCTACGGCGACATCCACCGCTACGAACAGCCCCGGGAGAGCACGGCCGCCGCGCTCGCGATCGTCCTCCTGACGGTCGTCGAGGTCGTCTTCGTCGGGCTGTTCACCTACGGTATTATCGCCCAGTGGGCAGGGACGAACGCCCCGCTGGGGAACATGTTCCTCGGGGGCGTCCTCGCGGTCATCTTCATCGACCTGGCGTTCATCATGGTGCTCTACCGCAAGGAGTTCCTCCCCGACGTGATGATCGTCAAGAAACGCCGCCGCAAGTGGGAGGACCTCTACGTCCGTGAGGGTGACGTCGAGGGGACGCCCATCGCCGACGAAGACCCCTGGGAGAGCGTCAAACGTGCGGTCTACCCCTACTACAAGAAATAA